One stretch of Brevibacillus laterosporus DNA includes these proteins:
- a CDS encoding ImmA/IrrE family metallo-endopeptidase — translation MNIIDIKVQKLLKKHNSNDPKTIAFEKGVTILYEELGKNIWGYFTNNNRIPIIHINNKLDDFKTLYTIAHELGHHVLHPQTNTPFLRRNTLFSIDKIEREANQFALHLLIGDKKIEYDETLTNFLLRCNIPTDLHIFY, via the coding sequence ATGAATATTATTGATATAAAAGTTCAAAAGCTACTTAAAAAACACAATTCAAACGATCCTAAAACAATAGCTTTTGAAAAGGGAGTAACGATTCTTTATGAAGAGTTAGGCAAAAACATCTGGGGCTATTTCACTAACAACAATCGCATCCCCATTATTCATATCAATAACAAGCTTGATGATTTCAAGACCTTATACACAATCGCCCATGAACTAGGGCATCACGTTCTACATCCTCAAACTAATACTCCTTTTTTACGGAGAAACACGCTTTTTTCTATTGATAAAATTGAACGCGAGGCCAACCAATTCGCCCTCCATTTATTAATAGGTGATAAAAAGATTGAATACGATGAAACCCTAACCAATTTCTTGCTAAGGTGTAATATACCAACGGATTTACACATTTTTTATTAA